Proteins encoded by one window of Glycine soja cultivar W05 chromosome 15, ASM419377v2, whole genome shotgun sequence:
- the LOC114386961 gene encoding chitin elicitor receptor kinase 1-like produces the protein MTTHPTTKSKPPHVFFLLLIQLLISITRVKGSCVTGCNLALASYYLGNGTNLTYISNLFGRPTSEILKYNPSVKNPNVILSQTRINVPFSCDCLNGAFLGHTFSYAIQHGNTYKIVAEVDFSNLTTEDWVGRVNSYPPNQIPDNVNINVTVNCSCGNRHVSKDYGLFMTYPLRVGDSLQRVAAEAGVPAELLLRYNPTADFGAGNGLVFVPAKDENGNFPPMQLRSGISSGAIAGIAVGGAVGVLILALLLYVGLRRRRKVAEVSLLPVPGASEDQCSPLQLHHGIGCGSSLDKASESSVVASPRLTGITVDKSVEFPYEELDKATDGFSAANIIGRGGFGSVYYAELRNEKAAIKKMDMQASNEFLAELNVLTHVHHLNLVRLIGYCVEGSLFLVYEYIENGNLSQHLRGSGRDPLTWAARVQIALDAARGLEYIHEHTVPVYIHRDIKSANILIDKNFRAKVADFGLTKLTEYGSSSLHTRLVGTFGYMPPEYAQYGDVSSKIDVYAFGVVLYELISGKEAIVRTNEPENESKGLVALFEEVLGLSDPKVDLRQLIDPTLGDNYPLDSVFKVSQLAKACTHENPQLRPSMRSIVVALMTLSSATEDWDVGSFYENQALVHLMSGR, from the exons ATGACCACACACCCAACTACAAAATCAAAACCACCCCatgttttcttccttctcttaaTTCAGTTATTGATTTCGATTACAAGAGTCAAAGGTAGTTGCGTTACTGGCTGCAACCTTGCTTTAGCTTCCTATTACTTAGGGAACGGCACAAACCTCACTTACATTAGCAACCTCTTCGGAAGGCCAACATCGGAGATTCTAAAATACAACCCAAGTGTTAAGAACCCAAACGTGATTCTTAGCCAAACACGGATCAACGTGCCCTTTTCGTGTGACTGCTTGAACGGTGCGTTTTTGGGGCACACTTTCTCGTACGCGATCCAACACGGAAACACGTACAAGATAGTTGCCGAGGTTGATTTCTCGAACCTCACGACGGAGGATTGGGTTGGCAGGGTCAACAGTTACCCGCCGAATCAGATACCCGACAACGTGAACATCAACGTCACCGTTAACTGTTCCTGCGGAAACCGACACGTGTCCAAGGATTATGGGCTGTTCATGACGTACCCGCTTCGGGTCGGTGACAGCTTACAGCGGGTTGCGGCCGAAGCCGGCGTGCCGGCGGAGCTGCTGCTGAGGTACAACCCCACGGCGGATTTCGGTGCTGGGAATGGACTCGTGTTTGTGCCGGCTAAAG ATGAAAATGGAAACTTTCCACCAATGCAGTTGAG ATCAG gAATATCTAGTGGAGCCATTGCTGGCATAGCTGTTGGAGGAGCTGTTGGGGTCTTAATTTTGGCACTTCTTCTATATGTTGGACTACGCAGAAGAAGGAAAGTGGCTGAGGTATCCCTTCTCCCAGTCCCAGGAGCATCTGAAGATCAGTGTAGTCCACTCCAACTCCATCATGGTATTG gttgtggaaGCAGCTTGGACAAGGCATCTGAATCTTCTGTTGTAGCCTCTCCAAGGTTGACAGGGATTACAGTGGACAAGTCAGTGGAGTTCCCATATGAGGAGCTAGACAAGGCTACTGATGGCTTTAGTGCGGCTAATATAATTGGTCGAGGTGGCTTTGGATCTGTTTACTATGCTGAGCTCCGGAATGAG AAAGCTGCAATTAAAAAGATGGATATGCAAGCATCAAATGAATTCCTTGCAGAATTAAATGTTCTTACACACGTCCATCACTTGAACTTG GTGAGGTTAATAGGATATTGTGTTGAGGGCTCcttatttttggtttatgaGTACATTGAGAACGGCAATTTAAGTCAACATTTGCGAGGCTCAG GGAGGGATCCGTTAACATGGGCAGCTCGAGTTCAAATTGCCCTTGATGCAGCAAGAGGATTGGAATACATCCATGAGCACACTGTTCCTGTCTACATCCATAGAGATATTAAATCAGCAAACATTTTGATAGACAAAAACTTTCGTGCAAAG GTTGCAGATTTTGGTCTCACAAAATTGACCGAATATGGTAGTTCTTCATTACATACGCGTCTTGTGGGTACATTTGGTTATATGCCTCCAGA ATATGCACAATATGGTGATGTGTCCTCCAAAATAGATGTATATGCTTTTGGAGTTGTTCTTTATGAACTCATATCAGGCAAGGAAGCTATTGTCAGGACAAACGAACCTgagaatgaatcaaaaggaCTAGTTGCCTTG TTTGAAGAAGTTCTTGGTCTGTCAGATCCAAAAGTAGATCTTCGTCAACTTATTGACCCTACACTTGGTGACAACTACCCTCTTGACTCGGTATTTAAG GTGTCTCAGCTTGCCAAAGCATGTACACATGAGAACCCTCAACTTAGGCCAAGCATGAGATCAATTGTAGTTGCCTTAATGACACTTTCATCTGCAACTGAGGATTGGGATGTTGGCTCCTTCTATGAAAACCAAGCTTTGGTGCACCTAATGTCTGGAAGGTAG